One window of the Colias croceus chromosome 5, ilColCroc2.1 genome contains the following:
- the LOC123691914 gene encoding uncharacterized protein LOC123691914, translated as MASTVLKCSACNIVINEVLAFMHNKMNVMDEEGLVQICRTAFSTDDIFEAKKLLFDAVPIRKIKKRKKESKSTRDLEDVIELLKHIDATDPERLPIFVARDLHKLPPVTFDHVDVTRLLRDINLLKDELKTIKSTYVTKTQLKDTIECSREKSLNYINTKRGAYALNSYSCDSGPMGLQPLCDESTATVAKCSASEECAYISSLSPSRSTMEPAFQGHSPRQRNEATAVSTHATVDKCVVSSLPEPEKETAIGSRVEANTAVSYIIKPVECSARASVERAMNYTNNNTNDFNTTERTMADIVRESLLHERVNEDEKWQTVQRKKKVISKNRFISETGRANFDNKFRAAPNKVPLYISNVCKETSESDIVEYIKNKTSELVTLEKIQCKKEKSYNSFKLFVARNKLHIFLNTETWPEGICFRRFITLKKSTKSGKSREVVTVK; from the coding sequence ATGGCCTCTACGGTCTTAAAATGTTCTGCGTGTAACATAGTAATAAATGAAGTGCTGGCTTTCATGCACAACAAAATGAACGTCATGGATGAAGAAGGGTTGGTGCAGATCTGCCGAACGGCTTTCTCCACCGATGATATTTTCGAAGCAAAAAAGTTGTTGTTTGACGCTGTTccaataagaaaaattaagaaacgAAAGAAAGAATCTAAATCAACAAGGGACTTGGAGGATGTCATTGAACTCCTAAAGCATATAGATGCAACTGATCCAGAACGTCTCCCAATCTTCGTGGCTAGAGACCTACATAAGTTACCACCTGTGACTTTCGATCACGTAGACGTAACCAGATTACTGCGTGATATTAACTTACTGAAGGacgaattaaaaacaattaaatctACTTATGTcacaaaaacacaattaaaggATACAATTGAATGTTCGCGAGAAAAGTCGTTGAACTACATAAACACAAAGCGGGGCGCATACGCATTGAATAGCTATAGCTGTGATAGCGGGCCGATGGGTCTTCAACCGCTCTGTGATGAGTCAACGGCCACTGTTGCTAAGTGTAGTGCGAGTGAAGAGTGCGCGTATATATCATCTCTCTCGCCCTCACGCTCAACGATGGAACCGGCCTTTCAAGGACATTCGCCGAGACAAAGAAATGAGGCCACTGCGGTTTCGACACACGCAACTGTTGATAAATGTGTTGTCTCATCTCTTCCCGAACCTGAGAAAGAGACCGCGATAGGCTCGCGCGTGGAGGCCAACACCGCGGTTTCGTACATTATTAAACCGGTTGAATGCAGCGCGCGCGCTTCTGTGGAACGTGCGATGaattatactaataataacaCAAATGACTTTAATACTACGGAGCGAACTATGGCTGACATTGTTCGTGAAAGTTTATTGCATGAACGAGTAAATGAGGATGAAAAATGGCAAACGGTTCAACGAAAAAAGAAagtaatatctaaaaatagatttattagtGAGACAGGGCGAGCGAATTTTGACAATAAATTTAGGGCTGCGCCGAACAAAGTACCATTGTATATATCTAACGTGTGTAAAGAAACAAGTGAAAGTGACATAGtggaatatattaaaaacaaaactagtGAATTAGTAACTTTAGAAAAAATTCAATGTAAAAAGGAGAAAAGCTATaactcatttaaattatttgttgctagaaataaattacacaTATTTTTGAATACAGAAACATGGCCCGAAGGTATCTGTTTTAGGCGTTTTATTACGCTTAAAAAATCTACCAAATCGGGAAAATCACGTGAAGTTGTCACTGTAAAGTAG